The genomic DNA CATCAGCGGCGCCCCGCCCAAGCTGGTCGCCTACCTGGTCAATGCCGACGGCATCCGGCATTCGGCCTGGGTGGCCTGCATCTGGGGTGCCGACGGTGAGGAGATCATCGGCGAGGCGGGCTGGTTCGTCGTCGATACCGAACGCGGCAGCGCCGAGCTGGCCCTGAGCGTGCTGGATGGATGGCAGGGCACGGGGGTGGCGAGCCGGCTGATGACCACCCTCATGGCAGGCGCACGCGATGCAGGCTTGCGCCACCTCTACGGCGACGTGCTGGACGCCAATCGGCGGATGCTGGCTTTCATGCGCAAGCATGGACTGGAGCCCGGCTTCGACGAGCCGCCCGACCGGGGCGTGGAACGTGTCAGTTGCGAGCTGACTTAGCCGGCTGTTGGAACTCGTCCTGGAGCGGGCGGCCCCGAGGATCAGGCCGAGTCGCGCATCACCAGCTGGTAAGGCAACTCGATGCTGCGGCCGGGGCGCTCGGCCCCGTGCGCGTCGAGCTGGGCAATCAGCATGTCGGCGGCCATGCGGCCCATTGCCGGCTCGGAGCGGTGCACCGTCGTCAGCGCCGGATACATCAGCGCCGCGGCCGGAATGTCATCGAAGCCAGCCACCGCGATGTCCTGCGGAATGCGCAGGCCGACGGCGCGGATCGCCGCCATCGCGCCGATCGCGAGCAGGTCGTTGGCCGCGAACACCGCGCTGCAGAGCGGCCGCTGCGCGAGGAATTCCGCCATCGCGCGCATGCCGGCGTCCTGCACGAAGCCGTCGGCCGGGATGTCGATCGTTCGCAGCCCGGCATCCTTCATCGCGCTGCGATAGCCACGGCATCGTTCCGCGCCCGGCCCGAGCGGATGCGAGATCATCGCGATGTGCCGGTGCTTCTTGGCGATCAGCGCCTGCGTCATGGCCCGGGCCGCGCCGGCGTTGTCGACATAGAGCCTGTCGATCTGCGTCGACGTCTTGCGCGCCGGGCGCCCGATCAGCACGAGCGCGGTGCCGCGCCTGACCAGGCCGGCCAGCTCCGCTTCGGCGATATGGAAGAACGACGCGAGCACGCCGTCGACATGGCCCTGCAGCAACCAGTTCAGCGCCTGGCGCTCACGCTCCGGCTGGGCATCGGTGTCGAAGATCATCACGTCGTAGCCGGCCGCCTGGGACACTGCCTGGAAGCCGCGCACCATTGCCGGATAGGTCGGATTCGTGATGTCCGGGACGATGCACGCGAGCGTGTGCGAGCGGGTCGCCTGCAGATTCTGTGCGATGCGGTTCGGCACATAGCCCAGGCGCTGCGCGGCCTTCAGGATGCGCGCGCGGGCATCCGCCGAGACCGCAGGCACGTCGCCATGGCGCAGCACCAGCGAGACGGCAGTCTGCGACAGGCCCGTGGCCGCCGCGATGTCGCGCTGCGTCGGCCGCCGAAGCGGCATCTGCGGCTTCTTGTCCGCAGGGGCCGGTGAGGCGCCTTTCGCGGGTGCTGCAACCTGCGATTTCTTTTTCATCTGCAAAGACTGTAGGTGCTACCGGGACGCGGGGTTTGGCGGGCCTGATCTTGTAATACGTATGATATTTGTTTCCGCGGGCCAGGCAATGCAACACAGGCAGGCAGCATTCCAACGCCAACACAACGAGACAAATCCATGACAGCTGCGCCCATGCCCGCCTCTGCATCCGTCGCACTCTCCGTGACACGGGCCGGACCGAGCCGCCGGAAGATCATCGCGGCGACCACCGCCGGCAACGCGCTCGAGTTCTTCGACTTCACGGTCTATGGGTTTTTCGCCATCACGATCGGAAAGCTGTTTTTTCCGAGCGCGAGCGCGTATGGGCAGCTGATGCTGTCGGTCGCGACCTTCGGCGTCGGCTTCCTGATGCGGCCGGTCGGCGGTGTGCTGATCGGCGCGTTCGCCGACCGGGTCGGACGTCGCGCCGCGATGGTGCTCACGATGAACCTGATGGCGCTGGGTTGCCTGATGATCGGCCTTGCGCCGACTTACGCGCAGGCCGGGCTGATCGGCCCGACGATGCTGGTGCTGGCGCGCCTGATCCAGGGCATCTCGGCCGGCGGCGAAGTCGGCGCGTCGGCGACCGTGCTGATCGAGCAGGCCGACACGCGCAACCGCGGCTTCTTCGGCAGCTGGGAATTCGCCAGCCAGGGGCTGGGTATTGCGGTCGGTGCGGCGGTCGCGTTGCTGCTGACGGCGAGCCTGGAACCGGCCGCGCTCGAGAGCTGGGGTTGGCGCGTGCCGTTCCTGCTCGGCGCGCTGATCGCACCGGTCGGCGCCTACCTGCGGCGCCACCTCGGCGAGACGCTGCGCCACAGGGACGGTTCGCACAGTGTGATCGCGACGGCACTGAAGAGCCATGGCACCGAGATCTGGCTCGGCTCGCTGCTGAGTATCGGCAACGCCGTCGCGGCCTATACGGTCGCGTTCTACATGCCGATCTACGCGATCCGCGAACTGCACCTGCCGCCGACGACCGCGCTGCTCGCTGCGCTCGTCTCGGGCGCGCTGAGCTTCACCGTCTCGCCATTCATCGGCCGATGCGCCGACATGTACAGCCGCAAGGTGCTGGTGATCATCGGCCGCATCGGCATGCTGGTGCTGATCTATCCGGCGTTTCTGTGGCTGATCGCCTCGCCGACGCAATCGACGCTGCTGCTCGCTGTCGCCGGCATGTCGCTTCTGCTCGCGTTCATGAACTGTCCGTCGCTGACGCTGTTCCCGGAGATGTTCCCGCAGAAGGTGCGCGTCACCGGGATGTCGTTCGTCATCGGCGTCTCGGTCCTGTTCGGCGGCTTCCAGCAACTCGTCGCGACCTGGCTGATCGAGAACACCGGCAGCAAGCTGTCACCGGCGCTCTACCTGATCGTTGTGCTGGTCGTCTCGTCGCTGGCACTGATCTGGATCAAAGACCGAACAGGGGAAGCGCTGAACTGATGGCAGGGCTGAATCTCTGCTTCGGATCGCTATCCGCCCAGCTCCTCGCCCAGCCCGTCTCGCAGCTTGCGCTCGAGCGCGCGAAACTCGTCGGTGAAAGGCAGTTCATGCGCGTTGCGAGGGCGGCGGAAAGGCAGGCTCAGGTCTTCGACGATGCGGCCGCCGGGCGCCATGACGATGAGGCGATCGCCGAGCAGCAGCGCCTCGGTCAGGTCGTGCGTCACGAAGATCACGCTGCTGCGGCTGCGCTCCCACAGCGCCAGGAACTGCGCGCGGGCCGACTCGCGGGTCTGCGCATCGAGGGCGGCGAACGGCTCGTCCATGAGGATCAGGTCGGGGTCGAGCGCCCAGGTGCGCGCCAGCGCCACCCGTTGGCGCATGCCCTGCGAGAGCTGCCATGGATAGCGCGCCTCGGCGCCGGCAAGACCCAGCCGCGCCATCAAATCGAGCGAGCGCGCCCGTCGCTCGGTGCGAGGCACGCCGCGTACCTCGAGCCCGATCTCCACGTTGCCCAGCGCGGTGCGCGAGGGGACCAGCGCGTCGCGCGCAAACATGTAGCCGAGATGATCGCGTGCGGCGCGGGGCGCCTTGCCCATCACCTGCACGGCGCCGGCATTGGCATCGAGCAGGCCGGACAGCAGGTTCAGGACGGTGGTCTTGCCGCATCCGCTGCGGCCGACGATCACCAGGAATTCGCCGGGCTGCACGTCGAGCGAGAAGTCGCGCAGGATGGCGACGGGCGCGGCGGTGCGGTTGCCGAAGCGCACGGTCACGCCGCGCAGGCTGGCCACTGGGGCGGCCTGGTTCATGGGAAGGCTCGTCATGGCGTCAGTGAGCGGTGGGCGCCTGCCAACGCAGCAGCCAGCGGCCGAGCGCCTCGCTGGCGGTGTTGAAAATCGCCGCCGTCACCATCAGCAACAGCAGGGCGGCATACACGGTGGCCAGGTCGAACACGCCGGCACTGCGCGCGATCATCTGGCCCAGGCCGTCGGCCGAGGCGATCAGCTCGGAAGCGATCACGCCCAGCAGTGAGTAGATCAGCCCGAGCCGCACGCCGGTGAGGATGGACGGCAGCGCCGCAGGCAGGACGACCATGCGCAGCGTCTGCGCACGCGAGGCGCCGAGCGCCGTCATCATGCGCACGGACTCCGGGTCGGCCGCGGCAACGCCGGCGATGGCGTTGAGGATCATGATGAACACCACGAGACTCACCGCCAGCGCCACCTTGGCCGACATCGTGATGCCGAACACCACGATGAAGACGGGCGCCAGCGCGATGCGCGGCATGGCGTTGATCGCGCTCAGGAACGGGGCGACGACGCGCTGTGCCATGGGCATGAGGCCCAGCGCCAGGCCGATCGGCGTGCCGATCAGCACGGCGATGACGAGGCCGGCCATGGTGGCCTTCAGCGTCGCCCAGTAATTCGGCCAGAGCTGCTCGCCAGCGACCAGTGCCATGAATGCCTTCGCGACCGATGCGGGGCTTTGCACCACCACCTTCACGCCCCAGCCGAAGCTGGCCGCCATCTGCCACAGCGCGAGGGCGGCCAGCACCACGCCGAACTGCAGCAGCAAGATGGCGAG from Variovorax sp. PBL-E5 includes the following:
- a CDS encoding GNAT family N-acetyltransferase; the protein is MQIFLLGLSVPSRRNRFHGGISGAPPKLVAYLVNADGIRHSAWVACIWGADGEEIIGEAGWFVVDTERGSAELALSVLDGWQGTGVASRLMTTLMAGARDAGLRHLYGDVLDANRRMLAFMRKHGLEPGFDEPPDRGVERVSCELT
- a CDS encoding LacI family DNA-binding transcriptional regulator yields the protein MPLRRPTQRDIAAATGLSQTAVSLVLRHGDVPAVSADARARILKAAQRLGYVPNRIAQNLQATRSHTLACIVPDITNPTYPAMVRGFQAVSQAAGYDVMIFDTDAQPERERQALNWLLQGHVDGVLASFFHIAEAELAGLVRRGTALVLIGRPARKTSTQIDRLYVDNAGAARAMTQALIAKKHRHIAMISHPLGPGAERCRGYRSAMKDAGLRTIDIPADGFVQDAGMRAMAEFLAQRPLCSAVFAANDLLAIGAMAAIRAVGLRIPQDIAVAGFDDIPAAALMYPALTTVHRSEPAMGRMAADMLIAQLDAHGAERPGRSIELPYQLVMRDSA
- a CDS encoding MFS transporter is translated as MTAAPMPASASVALSVTRAGPSRRKIIAATTAGNALEFFDFTVYGFFAITIGKLFFPSASAYGQLMLSVATFGVGFLMRPVGGVLIGAFADRVGRRAAMVLTMNLMALGCLMIGLAPTYAQAGLIGPTMLVLARLIQGISAGGEVGASATVLIEQADTRNRGFFGSWEFASQGLGIAVGAAVALLLTASLEPAALESWGWRVPFLLGALIAPVGAYLRRHLGETLRHRDGSHSVIATALKSHGTEIWLGSLLSIGNAVAAYTVAFYMPIYAIRELHLPPTTALLAALVSGALSFTVSPFIGRCADMYSRKVLVIIGRIGMLVLIYPAFLWLIASPTQSTLLLAVAGMSLLLAFMNCPSLTLFPEMFPQKVRVTGMSFVIGVSVLFGGFQQLVATWLIENTGSKLSPALYLIVVLVVSSLALIWIKDRTGEALN
- a CDS encoding ABC transporter ATP-binding protein — its product is MTSLPMNQAAPVASLRGVTVRFGNRTAAPVAILRDFSLDVQPGEFLVIVGRSGCGKTTVLNLLSGLLDANAGAVQVMGKAPRAARDHLGYMFARDALVPSRTALGNVEIGLEVRGVPRTERRARSLDLMARLGLAGAEARYPWQLSQGMRQRVALARTWALDPDLILMDEPFAALDAQTRESARAQFLALWERSRSSVIFVTHDLTEALLLGDRLIVMAPGGRIVEDLSLPFRRPRNAHELPFTDEFRALERKLRDGLGEELGG
- a CDS encoding ABC transporter permease, whose translation is MDETEPIDMTMANAKAAAGGAASDKARGLPEWLAILLLQFGVVLAALALWQMAASFGWGVKVVVQSPASVAKAFMALVAGEQLWPNYWATLKATMAGLVIAVLIGTPIGLALGLMPMAQRVVAPFLSAINAMPRIALAPVFIVVFGITMSAKVALAVSLVVFIMILNAIAGVAAADPESVRMMTALGASRAQTLRMVVLPAALPSILTGVRLGLIYSLLGVIASELIASADGLGQMIARSAGVFDLATVYAALLLLMVTAAIFNTASEALGRWLLRWQAPTAH